The sequence GAGCACCCCGGCGTCCTCCGTCTCGTCCTCGACGAAGAGGAAGAAATCGCTGAGCCCCTGAGTGAGCGGCGGTACGCCGGAGTTGATCCGGTGCGCGTTGGTGACGACACCCGACTGCTGGGCCTGGCGGAAAATGGTGGTCAGCCGGACCGCGGGGACCGGTCCGCCGTCCGCGAGCAGGTCCCGCAGCACCTCCCCCGCCCCCACCGACGGCAACTGGTCCACGTCGCCGACGAGCAGCAGGTGGGCACCCGGTGCCACCGCCTTGACGAGCTTGTTGGCGAGGAGCAGATCGAGCATCGACGCCTCGTCCACGACGACCAGGTCGGCGTCCAGCGGACGGTCCCGGTCGTACGCCGCGTCACCGCCGGGCTTCAGCTCAAGCAGCCGGTGCACGGTGGACGCCTCGGCCCCGGTCAGCTCCGAGAGCCGCTTCGCCGCCCGCCCGGTCGGCGCGGCCAGCACCACTTTCGCCTTCTTCGCGCGGGCCAGCTCCACGATGGACCGGACCGTGAACGACTTGCCGCAGCCCGGCCCGCCCGTCAGGACGGCGACCTTCCGGGTCAGCGCGAGCCGTACGGCAGCCTCCTGCTCGGGCGCCAGCTTGGCTCCGGTCCGCCCCGCGAGCCACTTCAGGGCCTTGTCCCAGTCCACGTCCGCGAAGGCCGGCATCCGCTCGTCGGGCGTCCGCAGCAGCCGCCGCACCTGGGCGGCGAGCGCGATCTCGGCCCGGTGGAAGGGCACCAGATAGACGGCCGTCACCGGCTCCCCGCCCTCGGGCGACGGCACCTTCTCCCGTACGACGCCCTCCGGTTCCCCGGCCAGCTCGGCCAGGCAGTCGATGACGAGCCCGGTGTCCACCTGGAGGAGCTTCACCGCGTCCGCGATCAGCCGCTCCTCGGGCAGGAAGCAATGCCCCTGGTCGGTGGACTGCGACAGCGCGTACTGGAGCCCGGCCTTGACCCGCTCCGGGCTGTCGTGCGGGATGCCGACCGCCTGGGCGATCTTGTCGGCGGTGAGGAAGCCGATGCCCCAGACGTCGGCGGCCAGCCGGTAGGGCTGGTTCTTCACGACGGAGATCGAGGCATCCTCGTACTTCTTGTAGATACGGACGGCGATGGACGTCGAGACGCCGACGCCCTGGAGGAAGACCATGACCTCCTTGATCGCCTTCTGCTCCTCCCAGGCGGCGGCGATCATCTTCGTCCGCTTCGGCCCGAGCCCGGGGACCTCCACGAGCCGCTTCGGCTCCCGCTCGATGATGTCGAGGGTGTCGACACCGAAGTGGGTGGTGATCCGGTCGGCCATGACCGGGCCGATGCCCTTGATCAGCCCGGAGCCGAGATAGCGGCGGATGCCCTGGATGGTGGCGGGGAGGATCGTCGTGTAGTTCTCCACGGTGAACTGCTTGCCGTACTGCGAGTGGGAGCCCCAGCGCCCCTCCATCCGCAGCGACTCCCCCGGCTGCGCCCCGAGCAACGACCCCACCACGGTGAGCAGATCCCCGGCCCCGCGCCCGGTGTCGACGCGGGCGACGGTGTACCCGTTCTCCTCGTTGGCGTACGTGATCCTCTCCAGGACCCCTTCGAGGACGGCCAGGTTGGGTGCGTGTGGCGTGACGGACATGAGTGTGACGGTATCGGGCGGGGGTGACACCGGGCCCGGGTCCCGGGGCGGCAGGACTCTCGCCGGTCCGGCCGTCGCCGGGGCCGTCAGGGTGTCGGCCGGTCACCGCCGCTGGGTGCGTGGCTCAGGTCCACGACGCAGAAGATGTTGTCGTCCGGGTCGGCGAGAACAACGAAGTCGGGATCGGGCGGGTAGTGGTCCCAGTCGACGGTTCGCGCGCCGAGACCGACCAGTCGCCGGACCTCCGCCCGCTGTTCCTCGGCCGTGTCCGTGAAGAGGTCCAGGTGGAGACGGGGGTGCGGCTCCGCCGGCGAAGCGCTGCGCAACAGGCCAAGGGCTCGGCCGGAACCGTCGCGGTAGGTGAGCGTCCGCCACGTATCGGTCTTCCACTCCTCGGCGGGGACCAGGTTCAGGGCGGCGGTCCAGAAAGCCTCCGCGCGGGGAACGTTCGTAACACCGATGACGGGGATTCCTAGTCTCAGCATGAAAGCGAGCCTAAGCCTTGTCCGGTGCCGGTCCTTGGAGTCGTCGCCGGGGCCGGGACTCGTCGTCCGCTCCCCGCAGGCCGCCCGGAGAACACCTCGCTACGCCGGCCTCAGGTCGGCCCGCACCAGATCGTGGTCGGAGTGCGGAGTGAGATGCGCACCGTGGTCGAGCGGGGTGAAGCCGCGCAGAAAGATGTAGTCGAACTTGCGGCGCCAATCGGTGGTCGGCTCGCACGTACGGGCCGCCGAGGGATCGCACCCGGGGTCCGCGTCCGCGGCCAGGCCCCACATCACGGCGAGTTCGGCGGCATCCGGCACGGCGTTGAAGTCGCCGAGAACGATCGTGCGGTCATGCCGGGCGACCGCCTTCGCCAGCACGCCGGTCTGCCCGGCGCGGACCGAGGCCTGACTCCACTGGGCCAGGTGCGTGTTGAAGACCCGGACGGGCGAGCCGTCCACGAGGGTGGTGACGGCCATGTACCCGCGGTCCTCGGAACCGCCGTCGGGGTACTCCACGTTCACGGGGTCGGTCATCGGAGCGGCCGAGAGGATCGCCTGGCCGAAGCCCCCCGGACTCCACGGCAGACCCCCGCAGCGGCTCCAACTCCGCAGCACGGAGCCGTACTCGACGTGGTAGACCAGCCCGTACAGGTGCCGGAGATGATCCCGGATCCTCTCGACATCACCCACGCACGCTTCTTGCAGGCCGATGACCTGAGGCGCGTACGTGGCGATCTCCGCCGCCCGGCCGATGTTCCGGCCGTTCCCCTTGCAGGGGTTGCAGATGTTCCACGTCATGACGCGGTTCGGCACGACTTCCTGGGGGGCGTCGGCCGGCAGCGGCTTGGCGATGTAGGCGCCGTCCGGCGCACTGGGGCCGGCCAGCAGCACGCAGGCCACGATCAGCGCCCCCACGAGCCACCGCGCGCCGGTTCCGGTCACCTTCGCCTCCTCGGGTCGGAGGAACACGCCCTCATGCGGGACCTCCGCGCATGAGGTTATGTGACTGGTTGTACGCGGCACTTGAGATGCCCTGCGTCCCGTCTCGTGGGGAGGGCGGCACGACATCGGTCAGGGCTTCTCGACCCCCCTGGCCCCGCCCCGGAACGCCGTGCGTTTCCACCGCCCGTAGCGTCACGCCCGGATGATCGTTACTCCAGGCACGGGCGGGCGCCCACGGCGAGGAATCCCACGAATCCACTCACGCCGACCGGCCGGTACGGCACGGTTCGGCCGCAGGATCTCGCCTTCGCCGTGGCACCACTTCACCGGGAGTACGCCGACCGCCCACAGGTGCCAGAGAAACGAAACGTCGATGAACCCGTACAACGTCCCGTCCCCACCCCCGCCTCCGCCCTCGCCTGCGCCTTCGCCTGCGCCTCGGCCTCGGTCTCGGTGGAGGTCCACTCCGGTCGCGCTGGGGCTTCTCCTGCTTGTCGCCCTCACCGGCGCACTCAATCTCTACCTCGGCGTCATTTCGATGATGGCCGCGATGGTGGCGATGTGGACCGTTCCGCCGTGGCGCTGGTTCGCCAAGCTCGGCGCGACGTTCGGCGCCTTCCTGCTGTTCGCCATCGGCGGGGGTGTCGGTGGCCAACTCGACGACGGCAGCGCGGACAAGGCCAACGCGAAGGCTCCCGCGGCGGCTGACGAGCGGCATACACCCGCGTCGTCCGCCACCGCGTCCGCGCCTCCGGTGATCGCCGACTACACCGGCAGGTCACTGGCCGAGGCCGAGAAGGGGACCCGGTCCGTCGGTTTCACCCCCGCCCGTCACGACGCGTCCACGGAGAACCGCGCCATCCAGAACAGCGCGAACTGGAGCGTGTGTTTCCAGGACGCCGACACGGCCAGGATGACGATCGACTTCGCGGCGGCCAAAAGCGGCGAGCCGTGCCCGGAGGAGGACGGGGGCCCGCTTGCGTGGCCGATGATGCCGGACGTCGTCGGCGCCACCTACGCCTCGGCGGTCAAGTCCCTGACGCACGCCGGCATCCCGCTCGGCCGCGTCACGCTGGACGACGTCTACCTCGATGTCGACGCCCCCACCGTCGAGGAAGCGGCGGAGAACGGCAACGAGTGGCATGTCTGCTTCCAGTCGCCGGACGACAAGAGGCAGGTGGACTCCACCACCGAGGTCCGACTCGATCTGGGGCGGTGGACCGACGAGAGCAGCGTGCGGAGTTGTCCCGAGTCCAAGGACACCACCTACGAGGACCCGGCCAACGCTCCCGGCAGCCAAGACGACGGGGACGAGGTCGGAAGCGGAAGCGCCTCGGGTGGGGACGGGCATTCATCCGGCGCCGCCCGGTCCGAAAGCTCCGGGGGCGGCGGGAGTCCTCCGGGCGGAAACCCCCCGGGCGACGGCTCCTCCGGCGGGTCGTCCTCCGGCGGCGGTTCCTCGGGCGGAGGCACTTCGGGCGGCAGCGCCGGAACCGTGCACCCCGGGGCGTTCTGCTCTCCCCCCGACACGGGCGTCACCGCCGCCGGCACCCCGATGGTCTGCGGCCCCGCCGCCGACGGGCGCAACCGCTGGCACCACGCCTGACCGCCCCCTCCGGCCGCTACCCGGCCTTGGGCGCGGCCGGCCATCTGCGCTTGCCTTGACGTTGCAGGCGGCCACCCCGTAGTCCCCGTCCGCGACAGCAAGACCCCTCCGGCCCGCCATCACCTTCTCCCCCGCCGGCTGGTCCTCCTTCATCACCGCGGTCAAGGGCTGCACCTCTGCGCCTGATCATCCGGGAGTGGCCGTCGCGGGCGGCGGCGACCGGTAGCGTGCCCCGAATGAACAGTGCTTCCCTCACTCTTCGCGCCTTCCGTCTCATCGTCACGGGCGGAGGCACAGGCGGCCACACATACCCCGCCCTGACCGCGATCCGTACTCTCCAGGAGCGGCTGGCCGGTGAGGGGCGAGGGCTCGACGTGCTGTGGATCGGGACGCCCGGCGGCTTGGAGGCCAGGGTTGCCCCGGCGGAAGGGATCCCCTTCACCACGGTCGCCACCGGCAAGATCCGGCGATCCAGCAATCCGCTGAAGATGCTGAGCCCGGCCAACGCGAAGGACATGGCCCGTGTACCGCTCGGGGTGGCACAGGCCCGGAAGATCATTTCGGATTTCCGGCCGGATGTAGTGCTTGCCACGGGCGGGTACGTGGCGGTTCCCGCCGGTCTGGGGGCCCGCTTGTGCAAGCGTCCCCTGGTGCTCCATGAGCAGACCGTGCGGCTGGGACTGGCGAACCGGAAGCTTGCGGGCTCGGCGGCGAAGATCGCGGTGTCTTCGGAGTCGACCGTTCCGCTGCTGCCGGAATCAGTTCGCGGCGCGGCAGTCGTGACCGGCAACCCGGTGCGGGCAGAGGTCTTGTCGGGGCACCCGGACAAGGCAGTGACGGCCCTGGGTCTGCACGGCTTCGACCGGCGGTTGCCGACCGTGTACGTCACCGGTGGCGCGCAGGGCTCGCAGCAGATCAACGAGGTCGTGGCAGGGGCTCTGCCATGGTTGCTGGAGCGGGCGAACGTGATCCACCAGTGCGGTCCGGCGAACGTGGAGGAGCTGCGGCGCCGTGCCGCGGGCCTCGCGGCCGAGCCGGCGAGCCGCTACCACCTCGCTGGATTCATGGGTCCGGAACTCCCCGACGTGCTGGCTCTCGCCGACGTGGTGG comes from Streptomyces sp. Mut1 and encodes:
- the recD2 gene encoding SF1B family DNA helicase RecD2, yielding MSVTPHAPNLAVLEGVLERITYANEENGYTVARVDTGRGAGDLLTVVGSLLGAQPGESLRMEGRWGSHSQYGKQFTVENYTTILPATIQGIRRYLGSGLIKGIGPVMADRITTHFGVDTLDIIEREPKRLVEVPGLGPKRTKMIAAAWEEQKAIKEVMVFLQGVGVSTSIAVRIYKKYEDASISVVKNQPYRLAADVWGIGFLTADKIAQAVGIPHDSPERVKAGLQYALSQSTDQGHCFLPEERLIADAVKLLQVDTGLVIDCLAELAGEPEGVVREKVPSPEGGEPVTAVYLVPFHRAEIALAAQVRRLLRTPDERMPAFADVDWDKALKWLAGRTGAKLAPEQEAAVRLALTRKVAVLTGGPGCGKSFTVRSIVELARAKKAKVVLAAPTGRAAKRLSELTGAEASTVHRLLELKPGGDAAYDRDRPLDADLVVVDEASMLDLLLANKLVKAVAPGAHLLLVGDVDQLPSVGAGEVLRDLLADGGPVPAVRLTTIFRQAQQSGVVTNAHRINSGVPPLTQGLSDFFLFVEDETEDAGVLAVDVAARRIPAKFGLNPRRDVQVLAPMHRGPAGAGHLNGLLQQAITPGRPGVPEKRFGGRVFRVGDKVTQIRNNYDKGENGVFNGTVGVVTALDLDEQRLTVLTDEDEEIGYDFDELDELAHAYAMTIHRSQGSEYPAVVIPVTKSAWMMLQRNLLYTAVTRAKKLVVLVGSRQAIGQAVRTVSAGRRCTALDYRLGGGPEGGSSEKNDRSNRWETSRGSSGTAVKGAG
- a CDS encoding VOC family protein, translated to MLRLGIPVIGVTNVPRAEAFWTAALNLVPAEEWKTDTWRTLTYRDGSGRALGLLRSASPAEPHPRLHLDLFTDTAEEQRAEVRRLVGLGARTVDWDHYPPDPDFVVLADPDDNIFCVVDLSHAPSGGDRPTP
- a CDS encoding endonuclease/exonuclease/phosphatase family protein, which translates into the protein MTGTGARWLVGALIVACVLLAGPSAPDGAYIAKPLPADAPQEVVPNRVMTWNICNPCKGNGRNIGRAAEIATYAPQVIGLQEACVGDVERIRDHLRHLYGLVYHVEYGSVLRSWSRCGGLPWSPGGFGQAILSAAPMTDPVNVEYPDGGSEDRGYMAVTTLVDGSPVRVFNTHLAQWSQASVRAGQTGVLAKAVARHDRTIVLGDFNAVPDAAELAVMWGLAADADPGCDPSAARTCEPTTDWRRKFDYIFLRGFTPLDHGAHLTPHSDHDLVRADLRPA
- a CDS encoding Stk1 family PASTA domain-containing Ser/Thr kinase; its protein translation is MVAMWTVPPWRWFAKLGATFGAFLLFAIGGGVGGQLDDGSADKANAKAPAAADERHTPASSATASAPPVIADYTGRSLAEAEKGTRSVGFTPARHDASTENRAIQNSANWSVCFQDADTARMTIDFAAAKSGEPCPEEDGGPLAWPMMPDVVGATYASAVKSLTHAGIPLGRVTLDDVYLDVDAPTVEEAAENGNEWHVCFQSPDDKRQVDSTTEVRLDLGRWTDESSVRSCPESKDTTYEDPANAPGSQDDGDEVGSGSASGGDGHSSGAARSESSGGGGSPPGGNPPGDGSSGGSSSGGGSSGGGTSGGSAGTVHPGAFCSPPDTGVTAAGTPMVCGPAADGRNRWHHA
- a CDS encoding UDP-N-acetylglucosamine--N-acetylmuramyl-(pentapeptide) pyrophosphoryl-undecaprenol N-acetylglucosamine transferase, with amino-acid sequence MNSASLTLRAFRLIVTGGGTGGHTYPALTAIRTLQERLAGEGRGLDVLWIGTPGGLEARVAPAEGIPFTTVATGKIRRSSNPLKMLSPANAKDMARVPLGVAQARKIISDFRPDVVLATGGYVAVPAGLGARLCKRPLVLHEQTVRLGLANRKLAGSAAKIAVSSESTVPLLPESVRGAAVVTGNPVRAEVLSGHPDKAVTALGLHGFDRRLPTVYVTGGAQGSQQINEVVAGALPWLLERANVIHQCGPANVEELRRRAAGLAAEPASRYHLAGFMGPELPDVLALADVVVSRSGAGTLAELTALGKPAVFIPLATSAGNEQAHNARHLAEAGAAVALLGEVTAAGLTEAVGPLLTDPARRNAMADRARAHGRPDAASRLVDVILSAASG